A window of Capsicum annuum cultivar UCD-10X-F1 unplaced genomic scaffold, UCD10Xv1.1 ctg49952, whole genome shotgun sequence genomic DNA:
AATGTAGGTTCGCCTCTGGACTAGCTAATCTTATCCTACTGCTGTTGACATGTATAGGTAGTTGGACAATACATCCAGCCAACAGGAGCCGGCATTCAAAGCAGTCGTGGGACTGCTGGTGGAGGACAGCAACAAGGGGTAACTAGTGGCAGTGGAGGAGGGCAGCAGCAACAAGGaggcggtggtggtggtggtggagcaATCACAATAGGACAAGCTCTTGAAGCGGCTGCACAAACAATACCTGgcaaaccagtggatcaatgcgatgCAGCAGCAATACAAGCAGCTGAAGTACGAGCAACAGGCAGTAATGTTATCATTCCCGGTGGCGTAGCAGCCACTGCTCAGTCGGCTGCCGCTTATAATGAATCTATGATAAGAGATGAAGACAAAGTTAAACTCGGAGATGTCTTGTCTGTAAGTAGCGAATCAAATTACTCCTCCTTTGACATATGCCCCATAGTTTctactttttattatttgttgACTGATTTAAGATATTTTGCCCGTCAGCTAGAAATACTTGCTTACCTGCGTATGCTAAATAGGGGTGTTCATTGTCGgtttgggtcggttattggtcaatatcataattaaaccaACTTaatcgatttttaaatttctaaaatcaaaccaaaccaacacaaaaaaaataactgGCGGTTTGGTTattgtcggtttagttcggtttggtttGTTTTTTCGGTTAataactttagttaatgataaaagttagaaatttttcttaaaaaaattcaatccaacatatgagatgtcaactgagtgttgTTCCTCAATCTTGAAACTAAtatgtcaatttagtgttatacTTAGGCAACGTCATATGAAATGCTTTTACAAATGTATTTAGAAAATTAGGCAACGCaataaacaacaccatatgaacgcttcCACAAATGcatttagaaactacatatatAAGAGAATAATAT
This region includes:
- the LOC124892716 gene encoding uncharacterized protein LOC124892716, which codes for VVGQYIQPTGAGIQSSRGTAGGGQQQGVTSGSGGGQQQQGGGGGGGGAITIGQALEAAAQTIPGKPVDQCDAAAIQAAEVRATGSNVIIPGGVAATAQSAAAYNESMIRDEDKVKLGDVLSVSSESNYSSFDICPIVSTFYYLLTDLRYFARQLEILAYLRMLNRGVHCRFGSVIGQYHN